A genomic region of Corticium candelabrum chromosome 6, ooCorCand1.1, whole genome shotgun sequence contains the following coding sequences:
- the LOC134180756 gene encoding multiple epidermal growth factor-like domains protein 10 — translation MHLYDVECDPGCTANGGRCIGPYRCDCPLGRSGHDCLTVCSNGKYGRNCLNTCNCSNGAACDPVTGSCNCTAGWKGSQCNQRCPPGTYGLGCIRCNCSNEAECDSETGKCRCPPGLFADRCANACTLWTFGSNCSERCACNRSNAFNCSGEDGQCNCIHGWKGETCSEPCERDEHGPHCRFNCTCQNGGKCNKFSGNCSCPPGFRGDKCEERCPDNKYGLGCTSNCSCKNGGLCNGTDGSCTCIGHWVGLYCDRSCSMDWHYWNGSSCTRCSCKKSNTLRCNDSTGECTCADGWSHRTCAVACPPGTYGNKCQNLCKCKSNAHCDPVDGTCTCTDGYNGTL, via the exons ATGCATTTGTATGACG TCGAGTGCGATCCTGGTTGTACTGCTAACGGAGGTCGCTGTATCGGTCCCTACCGTTGTGACTGTCCGTTAGGAAGGTCTGGCCACGACTGCTTGACAG TGTGTAGCAATGGAAAATACGGACGAAACTGTTTGAACACTTGCAATTGCTCGAACGGCGCAGCCTGCGATCCAGTAACGGGATCTTGCAATTGCACGGCCGGTTGGAAGGGATCGCAATGTAATCAGCGGTGTCCGCCCGGAACGTACGGATTGGGATGCATCCGCTGCAACTGTTCAAACGAAGCCGAATGCGACAGCGAGACGGGCAAATGTCGCTGTCCGCCAGGACTTTTTGCAGATAG ATGTGCTAACGCGTGTACGTTGTGGACATTTGGTAGCAACTGTTCGGAACGATGCGCCTGCAACAGGTCCAATGCATTCAACTGCAGTGGTGAGGACGGTCAGTGCAATTGCATCCACGGTTGGAAGGGGGAGACGTGTTCGGAACCTTGTGAACGTGACGAGCATGGTCCTCACTGTCGCTTCAATTGCACGTGTCAAAATGGCGGAAAATGCAACAAATTTTCTGGAAATTGCAG TTGTCCTCCTGGTTTCCGTGGAGACAAGTGTGAGGAAAGATGCCCGGATAATAAATATGGTCTGGGATGTACGAGCAATTGCAGTTGCAAGAATGGGGGATTGTGTAATGGAACAGATGGGAGTTGTACGTGTATTGGTCACTGGGTCGGTCTGTACTGCGATAGAT CATGTTCGATGGATTGGCATTACTGGAATGGATCTAGCTGTACTCGCTGTTCCTGCAAGAAGAGCAATACGTTAAG ATGCAACGATTCCACCGGTGAATGCACATGCGCAGATGGATGGTCACATCGAACCTGCGCCGTCGCCTGTCCACCCGGCACGTACGGAAACAAATGTCAGAACTTATGCAAATGCAAAAGCAACGCTCATTGCGATCCGGTCGACGGAACATGCACGTGTACCGACGGTTACAACGGCACACTGTAA